One genomic window of Enoplosus armatus isolate fEnoArm2 chromosome 19, fEnoArm2.hap1, whole genome shotgun sequence includes the following:
- the ost4 gene encoding dolichyl-diphosphooligosaccharide--protein glycosyltransferase subunit 4, giving the protein MVTDVQLAIFANMLGVSLFLLVVLYHYVAVNNPKKQE; this is encoded by the coding sequence ATGGTGACAGACGTGCAGCTGGCAATATTTGCCAACATGCTTGGTGTGTCATTGTTCCTGCTGGTCGTGTTGTATCACTATGTTGCTGTCAATAACCCCAAGAAACAGGAGTAG
- the selenoi gene encoding ethanolaminephosphotransferase 1 isoform X1, whose product MALYEYVTQEQLAGFDKYKYSAVDSNPLSVYVMHPFWNCVVKFLPTWLAPNLITFTGFMFLVLNFLMLAFFDFDFTASAAGHEHVPSWVWVAAGIFNFLAYTLDGVDGKQARRTNSSTPLGELFDHGLDSWACIFFVATVYSIFGRGESGVGVATLYYILWVVLFSFILSHWEKYNTGILFLPWGYDISQVTISLVYLVTAVVGVETWYQPILWHFLYRDLFTVMIIACSFTVTLPMSLYNVLKAHRSNTLKHSSLYEAFLPFLSPVLLFVLSTTWVVFSPSDILKLQPRIFYLMVGTAFANVTCQLIVCQMSNTRCQALSWLLLPMTPVVLLAVTGIVGNETLLLYLWTAAVILAHIHYGVSVVQQLSGHFNILAFSLKKPSSDUQEEERIGLKGAEV is encoded by the exons ATGGCTCTTTACGAATATGTCACTCAGGAGCAGCTTGCGGGCTTCGACAAATACAAG tACAGTGCGGTGGACTCGAATCCCCTGTCTGTCTACGTCATGCACCCTTTCTGGAACTGTGTGGTGAAG TTTCTACCAACATGGTTAGCCCCGAACCTCATTACATTTACAGGCTTTATGTTCCTTGTGTTGAATTTCCTGATGTTGGCCTTCTTCGACTTTGACTTCACTGCCTCAG CTGCAGGACATGAACACGTGCCTAGTTGGGTCTGGGTTGCTGCAGGGATCTTCAACTTCTTGGCCTATACGCTCG ATGGTGTTGATGGTAAGCAGGCCCGTCGCACCAACTCCTCCACGCCACTAGGGGAGCTGTTTGACCATGGCCTGGACAGTTGGGCGTGCATCTTCTTTGTCGCTACCGTCTACTCCATATTTGGGCGCGGGGAGAGTGGCGTGGGCGTAGCCACGCTGTATTACATCCTGTGGGTGGTGCTgttctctttcattctgtctcacTGGGAGAAATATAACACTGGCATCTTGTTTCTGCCCTGGGGATACGACATCAGCCAAGTG ACCATCTCTCTCGTTTACTTGGTCACTGCCGTGGTCGGCGTGGAAACGTGGTACCAGCCAATCCTGTGGCACTTCCTGTACAGAGACCTTTTCACCGTCATGATCATCG CCTGTTCCTTCACTGTGACCTTACCCATGAGCCTCTACAATGTCCTGAA AGCTCACCGCAGTAACACTCTAAAGCACAGCAGCCTGTACGAAGCCTTCCTGCCCTTCctttctcctgtcctcctcttcgtctTGTCCACCACTTGGGTGGTCTTCTCCCCATCCGACATCCTCAAGCTGCAGCCCAGGATCTTCTACCTCATGGTGGGGACAGCTTTCGCTAATGTCACG TGTCAGCTGATTGTGTGTCAGATGAGTAACACGCGTTGCCAGGCGCTGAGCTGGCTGTTGCTGCCCATGACACCGGTGGTGTTATTAGCGGTGACTGGGATTGTTGGCAATGAGACCTTGCTGCTGTATCTGTGGACAGCTGCTGTCATACTCGCACACATACACTACGGTGTATCAGTG GTACAACAGCTCAGCGGCCACTTCAACATCCTCGCCTTCTCCCTGAAGAAGCCCAGCAGTgactgacaggaggaggaacgaATCGGCTTGAAAGGAGCAGAGGTTTAA
- the selenoi gene encoding ethanolaminephosphotransferase 1 isoform X2 gives MALYEYVTQEQLAGFDKYKYSAVDSNPLSVYVMHPFWNCVVKFLPTWLAPNLITFTGFMFLVLNFLMLAFFDFDFTASAAGHEHVPSWVWVAAGIFNFLAYTLDGVDGKQARRTNSSTPLGELFDHGLDSWACIFFVATVYSIFGRGESGVGVATLYYILWVVLFSFILSHWEKYNTGILFLPWGYDISQVTISLVYLVTAVVGVETWYQPILWHFLYRDLFTVMIIACSFTVTLPMSLYNVLKAHRSNTLKHSSLYEAFLPFLSPVLLFVLSTTWVVFSPSDILKLQPRIFYLMVGTAFANVTCQLIVCQMSNTRCQALSWLLLPMTPVVLLAVTGIVGNETLLLYLWTAAVILAHIHYGVSVVQQLSGHFNILAFSLKKPSSD, from the exons ATGGCTCTTTACGAATATGTCACTCAGGAGCAGCTTGCGGGCTTCGACAAATACAAG tACAGTGCGGTGGACTCGAATCCCCTGTCTGTCTACGTCATGCACCCTTTCTGGAACTGTGTGGTGAAG TTTCTACCAACATGGTTAGCCCCGAACCTCATTACATTTACAGGCTTTATGTTCCTTGTGTTGAATTTCCTGATGTTGGCCTTCTTCGACTTTGACTTCACTGCCTCAG CTGCAGGACATGAACACGTGCCTAGTTGGGTCTGGGTTGCTGCAGGGATCTTCAACTTCTTGGCCTATACGCTCG ATGGTGTTGATGGTAAGCAGGCCCGTCGCACCAACTCCTCCACGCCACTAGGGGAGCTGTTTGACCATGGCCTGGACAGTTGGGCGTGCATCTTCTTTGTCGCTACCGTCTACTCCATATTTGGGCGCGGGGAGAGTGGCGTGGGCGTAGCCACGCTGTATTACATCCTGTGGGTGGTGCTgttctctttcattctgtctcacTGGGAGAAATATAACACTGGCATCTTGTTTCTGCCCTGGGGATACGACATCAGCCAAGTG ACCATCTCTCTCGTTTACTTGGTCACTGCCGTGGTCGGCGTGGAAACGTGGTACCAGCCAATCCTGTGGCACTTCCTGTACAGAGACCTTTTCACCGTCATGATCATCG CCTGTTCCTTCACTGTGACCTTACCCATGAGCCTCTACAATGTCCTGAA AGCTCACCGCAGTAACACTCTAAAGCACAGCAGCCTGTACGAAGCCTTCCTGCCCTTCctttctcctgtcctcctcttcgtctTGTCCACCACTTGGGTGGTCTTCTCCCCATCCGACATCCTCAAGCTGCAGCCCAGGATCTTCTACCTCATGGTGGGGACAGCTTTCGCTAATGTCACG TGTCAGCTGATTGTGTGTCAGATGAGTAACACGCGTTGCCAGGCGCTGAGCTGGCTGTTGCTGCCCATGACACCGGTGGTGTTATTAGCGGTGACTGGGATTGTTGGCAATGAGACCTTGCTGCTGTATCTGTGGACAGCTGCTGTCATACTCGCACACATACACTACGGTGTATCAGTG GTACAACAGCTCAGCGGCCACTTCAACATCCTCGCCTTCTCCCTGAAGAAGCCCAGCAGTgactga
- the LOC139302740 gene encoding hormonally up-regulated neu tumor-associated kinase homolog, producing MPAAAVKPAPEDMVAEGGGEGEHGVSQWEASGLGRERLPLPSLKVPRELLRSFPHSKRVGSYLVGKMINKGSFAKVMEGLHIGTGEKVAIKVIDKKKARQDSYVLKNMKREPRIHQMVRHPHIVVLLETLETENSYYMAMELCAGGDLMDRICERKRLEEREVRRYTRQILSAVEHLHKHGIVHRDLKIENFLLDEHNNIKIVDFGLSNTLKAESLSLELLNTQCGSPAYAAPELLAHRKYGPKVDVWSVGVSMFAMLTGTLPFTVEPFNIKQLHQKMVNGEISSLPSDVSKGAAAFVLSLLEPDPAKRPSIRAAMEERWINEGYAKKPLRTLSHKNRLCPEDLNSSVLAYMTETLGYSLSEIIHTLTTNRPSAIMATYHLLLNKLSRIQKGAKASKVHTSFSSTHTHTHTHTHTHTHTHTHTHTQAFDEPTNEKSSKQSSRPLRAPQTSDCQSNRKRPEDVHRKDHREDVENRPPSTSLPQLPHSASPSVPRRLTSPSPAPTPLSAEDRATDEEIAITLDTRETLFPEVSVFRDRELVHLSPPKSSASQLCDSAPCQVPLPAEPIRDSSTSRPTRHTHLLRTTQSDGAADPGSDCFHDNRHQDDRSHHLSINERLEKLQTFYSSEKNGISPRMLLEADTHTTHSSDRDHLGTMETTQTSPSAPLPRLRNVGLKDGRGRKMTWVGLTRPGPPGLLVNGSKPPAFPSQRQHALVIKSLRQERGKRRDLSAAGGGGGGGERGTAGGGMNGAKRNSVQLRSSLQRRVADLNLPLLPAALQGKTDRKNQLHSMDY from the exons atgccagctgcagcagtgaagcCCGCTCCGGAGGACATGGTGGCGGAGGGAGGGGGCGAAGGAGAGCACGGCGTGTCCCAGTGGGAAGCCTCGGGGCTGGGCCGGGAGCGGCTGCCTTTGCCATCTCTGAAGGTCCCCAGGGAGCTGCTGCGGAGCTTCCCCCACTCGAAACGGGTGGGATCCTATTTGGTGGGGAAGATGATCAACAAGGGATCGTTTGCCAAAGTGATGGAGGGGCTGCACATCGGCACTGGGGAAAAG gtggcCATTAAGGTGATCGACAAGAAGAAAGCACGACAGGACTCCTACGTGCTGAAGAACATGAAGAGAGAACCACGAATCCATCAGATGGTCCGACATCCTCACATCGTCGTCCTGCTGGAG ACTCTGGAGACGGAGAACAGCTACTACATGGCCATGGAGCTCTGTGCTGGCGGAGACCTGATGGACAGGATCtgtgagaggaagaggctggaggagagggaggtgcGGCGCTACACTCGTCAGATCCTCTCTGCAGTGGAACACCTGCACAAACACGGCATCGTGCACAG AGATTTAAAGATTGAAAACTTCCTGCTGGACGAACATAACAACATAAAGATTGTGG ATTTTGGCCTGAGTAACACTCTGAAGGCTGAATCTTTGTCTCTGGAGCTCCTCAACACCCAGTGTGGAAGTCCTGCCTACGCGGCCCCCGAGCTGCTCGCTCACAGGAAGTACGGACCCAAAGTGGACGTCTGGTCCGT AGGTGTGAGTATGTTTGCCATGCTGACAGGGACTCTTCCCTTCACTGTTGAGCCTTTCAACATCAAACAGCTGCACCAGAAGATGGTCAACGGGGAGATCAGCAGCCTCCCCAGTGACGTCAGCAAAG GTGCGGCGGCGTTTGTGTTGTCTCTGCTGGAGCCAGACCCAGCTAAGAGACCCAGTATCAGAGCTGCGATGGAGGAGAGGTGGATCAACGAGGGATATGCCAAGAAACCGCTACGCACACTCTCTCATAAAAACAG GTTGTGTCCAGAGGATCTCAACTCGTCTGTGCTGGCATACATGACAGAAACGCTGGGCTACTCCCTCTCTGAAATCATACACACGCTCACCACCAACCGACCCTCCGCCATCATGGCCACCTATCACCTGCTGCTCAACAAGCTCAGCAGAATCCAGAAAGGAGCCAAGGCCAGCAAGGTTCACACCTCAttttcaagcacacacacacacacacacacacacacacacacacacacacacacacacacacacacacacacacaggccttc GATGAACCAACCAATGAAAAAAGCTCAAAGCAGTCCAGCAGGCCTCTGAGAGCCCCGCAGACCTCTGACTGTCAGAGCAACAGGAAGAGGCCTGAGGACGTGCACAGAAAGGACCACAGAGAGGATGTGGAGAACCGTCCACCCTCCACATCTCTACCCCAGCTTCCTCACTCTGCTTCCCCCTCAGTACCCCGTCGTCTTACCTCCCCCTCTCCCGCCCCCACCCCTCTGTCTGCAGAGGACAGGGCCACTGATGAGGAGATCGCCATCACCTTGGACACCAGAGAGACGCTGTTTCCTGAAG tgtctgtgttCAGAGACAGGGAACTcgtccatctctctcctcctaaAAGCTCTGCATCTCAACTCTGTGACTCCGCCCCTTGCCAAGTCCCCTTACCTgctgagccaatcagagacagcAGCACGTCGCGACCGACCCGACACACGCACCTGCTCAGGACAACTCAATCCGATGGGGCGGCAGATCCTGGGTCAGACTGCTTCCATGACAACCGCCACCAGGACGACCGCTCTCATCACCTGAGCATCAATGAGCGTCTGGAGAAGCTGCAGACATTTTATTCCTCAGAGAAGAACGGCATCTCTCCCAGGATGCTCTTGGAggccgacacacacaccacacactcctCAGACAGAGACCACCTGGGTACCATGGAGACAACACAGACATCCCCCTCTGCCCCACTGCCCCGCCTGCGCAACGTGGGGCTAAAAGACGGACGAGGCAGGAAGATGACATGGGTAGGGTTGACCCGACCCGGACCCCCAGGACTCCTGGTGAACGGGTCTAAGCCTCCCGCCTTCCCCTCGCAGAGGCAACATGCTTTGGTCATTAAGAGCCTCAGGCAGGAGAGAGGCAAGAGAAGAGATCtatcagcagcaggaggaggaggaggaggaggagagagagggacggcaggaggagggatgaaTGGAGCAAAGAGGAACTCAGTTCAGTTACGTTCATCTCTCCAGCGTCGGGTGGCGGACCTGAACCTGCCGCTGCTTCCTGCAGCCCTGCAGGGGAAGACAGATAGGAAGAACCAGCTACACAGCATGGACTACTGA